A window of the Ignisphaera sp. genome harbors these coding sequences:
- a CDS encoding ATPase domain-containing protein, with amino-acid sequence MARRDVVTTGSEELDSRLGGGIPVPSLLLVEGDHGTGKSVVVQQIAYGALKSGLRVYYITTESTVRELLLQAKRVSFDMTNYFLKGFLKIFPVHMEGARWAKNIAKLLLQIVGNFMVKTMSDWDLFIVDSFSVLAVYASTSTVLDFLTIAKNVVSQDKLVILSVHPGVLSEEIMIRARSVCDGYIRLRAMEIGGMMIKAMEVVKLRGALGPVDSLIAFDVDPAFGIKVLPLSLAKA; translated from the coding sequence TTGGCTAGAAGAGATGTTGTTACAACCGGTAGTGAGGAGCTGGACTCCAGGCTTGGAGGTGGAATACCGGTGCCATCTCTTCTGCTGGTTGAAGGGGATCATGGCACGGGTAAAAGTGTCGTTGTTCAGCAGATAGCATACGGGGCTTTGAAGAGCGGTTTAAGGGTTTACTACATAACAACCGAGTCTACAGTTAGAGAGCTTCTGCTTCAGGCAAAGAGGGTGAGCTTTGATATGACAAACTACTTTCTGAAGGGGTTTCTAAAGATATTTCCTGTGCATATGGAGGGGGCTAGATGGGCTAAAAACATTGCAAAGCTTCTTCTTCAGATAGTGGGGAACTTCATGGTCAAGACTATGAGCGATTGGGATCTGTTTATAGTAGACTCCTTCTCTGTTCTAGCAGTATATGCAAGTACAAGTACAGTTCTAGACTTTTTGACTATAGCAAAAAATGTTGTTTCACAAGATAAGCTGGTTATACTATCTGTTCACCCTGGTGTTCTAAGCGAGGAAATTATGATTAGGGCTAGAAGTGTTTGTGATGGGTATATAAGGCTGAGAGCGATGGAGATAGGGGGTATGATGATAAAAGCTATGGAGGTGGTAAAGCTTAGGGGGGCTCTAGGACCTGTAGACTCGCTGATAGCATTTGATGTTGATCCAGCCTTCGGAATAAAGGTTCTCCCACTATCACTTGCAAAGGCGTAG
- a CDS encoding type II/IV secretion system ATPase subunit translates to MALQTVLDPKLAKHAREHPYLLNYLNSVVKEVGMPILYEAHELSYDMKKLRNVNIIYYIGDGIYIHVYMPPKGTVSGYRKYVAIEPPRPHPNLFRIIELKLAETITEQDVSEDPNEKRNILLRKLEKIVKVVDDPVNYERIKPDSRTVPVYRGDLEYLKYYVVRDKIGLGTLEPFTKDPWLEDITCRGLGYVYVFHKIFGPLETNIEFKTEEELDTFIIKLAERIGKPISHARPIVDATLPDGSRINIVYGHDVSLHGSNFTIRKFSKIPVSITQLIAWNTMDARVAAYLWILLNSNMSGFICGETASGKTTTLNAIAVFIPPTYKVISIEDTAEVQLPHLNWVRELTRDTGVKESSITMFDLLRAALRQRPNYIIVGEIRGAEAAIAFQAMQTGHPVLSTFHAASVERVVQRLTGDPINIPKSFMDNLNFVLIQSAVWREGIMVRRVLSVNEIIGYDPKADAIVYVPVFVWDPVRDVFAFRGRGASYLLENKIAAMRGISRTQMRKIYDEIEQRAYFLRLLVEKKIFNYFDVWNAIIKTYEIGLDTAIKRLERGSLV, encoded by the coding sequence ATGGCGTTGCAAACAGTTCTAGACCCTAAGCTAGCGAAGCATGCTAGAGAACACCCATATCTGCTAAACTACTTGAATAGTGTGGTAAAAGAGGTTGGGATGCCAATTCTCTACGAGGCTCACGAGCTAAGCTATGATATGAAGAAGCTTAGAAACGTCAACATTATATATTACATAGGCGACGGGATATACATACATGTTTACATGCCCCCCAAGGGGACGGTCAGCGGCTATAGAAAATATGTTGCTATAGAGCCTCCCAGACCCCATCCCAACCTCTTCAGAATTATCGAGCTAAAGCTTGCCGAGACAATCACCGAACAAGATGTGTCAGAGGATCCAAACGAGAAAAGAAATATCCTTCTAAGAAAACTGGAAAAAATTGTAAAGGTTGTTGATGACCCTGTTAACTATGAGAGGATAAAGCCTGATTCTAGAACAGTACCTGTTTACAGAGGGGATCTAGAGTACCTGAAATACTATGTGGTAAGAGATAAGATTGGGCTTGGAACCCTAGAACCATTTACCAAGGATCCCTGGCTTGAAGACATAACTTGTAGGGGGCTGGGCTACGTATATGTCTTCCACAAGATATTCGGGCCACTGGAAACAAATATTGAGTTCAAGACTGAGGAAGAGCTGGACACATTCATAATAAAACTTGCTGAGAGGATCGGGAAGCCAATATCCCATGCAAGACCTATAGTAGATGCAACACTGCCAGACGGCTCAAGGATAAACATTGTCTATGGACATGATGTCAGTCTCCACGGCTCCAACTTCACAATAAGAAAGTTTAGTAAGATACCAGTCAGCATAACACAGTTGATAGCCTGGAACACCATGGACGCAAGGGTAGCGGCGTATCTATGGATCTTGCTAAACAGCAATATGAGTGGGTTCATATGTGGTGAGACAGCGAGTGGAAAAACAACAACGTTAAATGCTATAGCAGTATTCATACCACCAACATATAAAGTGATATCTATTGAAGATACCGCAGAGGTTCAGCTACCCCACCTAAACTGGGTCAGAGAGCTAACGAGAGACACTGGAGTGAAGGAGTCATCGATAACAATGTTCGACTTGCTAAGAGCAGCATTGAGACAGAGACCAAACTACATAATCGTTGGCGAGATTAGGGGCGCTGAAGCTGCAATAGCTTTTCAGGCTATGCAGACTGGCCACCCCGTTCTCTCCACATTTCACGCTGCTAGTGTTGAGAGGGTTGTTCAGAGACTCACTGGAGACCCTATAAACATTCCAAAGAGCTTTATGGACAACCTAAACTTTGTTCTTATCCAGAGCGCTGTCTGGAGAGAGGGTATAATGGTTAGAAGGGTTCTTAGTGTGAATGAAATCATAGGCTACGACCCAAAAGCAGATGCTATAGTCTATGTACCGGTCTTTGTCTGGGATCCAGTCAGAGACGTATTTGCATTTAGGGGTAGGGGAGCTAGCTATCTGCTCGAGAACAAAATCGCTGCCATGAGAGGCATTTCAAGAACCCAGATGAGAAAAATCTATGATGAGATTGAACAGAGGGCATACTTCCTAAGACTTCTTGTCGAGAAGAAGATTTTCAACTATTTTGATGTGTGGAACGCTATTATAAAGACCTATGAGATTGGACTGGACACAGCCATTAAAAGACTTGAGAGAGGTAGTTTGGTATAG
- a CDS encoding type II secretion system F family protein, producing the protein MAFSPLPLVIGFVIDFLRRRGITAVIDEDMLYLATHMYAVSTGKPPHERIFSLGSVSGKGYGKYTQVLNRIASLGRRWGYGFVIATKLQAKEVENVLFADFLNRLAEAINVGEDLETFLHIEHNTMLVSYEADYARVLEALKLLLGIYTASISSAIFIVINMVLLSFFFGGINMVITSFIGTMVALAALVVLIRRSLPRQAIVHDLKINMPEIRLYIYSLATSIAAASLVGFYTLVRFGQPAYFLVAYGLFLLIPGLIGRRIENKVKNIESFFTVFIRSLGLTYSTLRNYAQSVRSILASDLGLLTRHLRKLYARLRNGIDTRVAFLYFVGETGSETVRRGIDIFYDAIEAGGDPVKVGEALSTTIQRILNLRKQREQVARAFQGVVYILTILIVALAEFVFTLTLILQQVFAVAGGSVQIIPFTYIEPAIITAIKIGLVFTITILNAFALQFARGGYTGAAWLHASILLILSGATMVISSMFSQMLYQMIQLPQITP; encoded by the coding sequence TTGGCTTTCTCCCCCCTGCCACTCGTAATCGGATTTGTGATAGATTTTCTCAGGAGGAGAGGCATAACAGCTGTTATAGATGAGGATATGCTTTATCTAGCAACACATATGTACGCTGTTTCAACTGGAAAACCTCCACATGAAAGGATATTCAGTCTTGGGAGTGTGTCTGGCAAGGGATATGGTAAATACACACAGGTTTTGAATAGAATTGCAAGTCTTGGCAGGAGGTGGGGCTATGGGTTTGTCATAGCAACGAAGCTACAGGCCAAAGAGGTTGAGAATGTTCTTTTCGCAGATTTTCTCAATAGATTAGCTGAGGCTATAAATGTTGGCGAGGATCTGGAGACTTTTCTCCACATAGAGCACAACACTATGCTTGTTAGCTATGAGGCTGACTATGCAAGGGTTTTAGAGGCTCTAAAGCTTCTTCTAGGAATATACACAGCATCTATAAGCTCAGCCATATTCATAGTGATTAACATGGTCTTGCTATCCTTCTTCTTCGGAGGAATAAACATGGTGATAACATCTTTTATAGGAACCATGGTGGCATTAGCCGCTTTAGTGGTTCTGATAAGAAGGTCTCTCCCTAGACAAGCGATAGTTCACGATCTAAAGATTAACATGCCTGAGATAAGGTTGTACATATACTCCTTGGCAACATCAATAGCCGCTGCAAGTCTGGTAGGGTTCTACACTCTTGTTAGATTTGGGCAACCAGCATATTTTCTTGTGGCATACGGGCTATTCCTACTTATACCAGGTTTGATTGGGAGGAGGATAGAGAACAAGGTTAAAAATATTGAGAGCTTCTTCACAGTATTCATAAGAAGTTTGGGGCTTACATACAGCACCCTGAGGAACTATGCCCAAAGCGTTAGAAGCATTCTAGCCTCTGATCTAGGTCTTTTGACAAGGCATCTAAGAAAATTGTATGCTAGGCTTAGAAATGGCATAGACACTAGGGTGGCTTTTCTATACTTCGTTGGTGAAACAGGTAGCGAGACTGTTAGAAGAGGTATAGACATATTCTACGATGCTATAGAGGCTGGTGGAGACCCTGTAAAGGTTGGCGAGGCCCTTAGCACAACAATTCAGAGGATACTGAATCTGAGGAAGCAGAGAGAGCAGGTTGCAAGAGCATTCCAGGGGGTTGTATACATACTGACAATACTTATAGTAGCTCTAGCAGAGTTTGTCTTCACGCTAACTCTAATACTACAACAAGTATTTGCTGTAGCTGGAGGAAGTGTTCAGATAATTCCATTTACATACATAGAGCCTGCAATAATCACAGCAATTAAAATAGGGCTTGTATTCACAATAACAATACTCAACGCATTTGCCCTACAGTTTGCCAGAGGGGGATACACAGGAGCAGCATGGCTCCACGCATCAATTCTGCTCATACTAAGTGGGGCGACAATGGTTATATCATCTATGTTTTCGCAAATGCTATACCAAATGATACAGCTGCCACAAATAACACCATAA
- a CDS encoding ATPase domain-containing protein yields MTDNDFTFGISTLDKLLKPVLEPPSTIVIAGHPGSGKTTFASTICYANALNSKKCLFVSQQEDKQKLYRNMKRLGMDFYALESKGLVKHLSFPISSAVEEIINEISSLVASQDFRVVVIDSVNPLLNAVEGDHAKRAWLQNYFYNLPKTINGVCILVAELPFGSKSIDLGSIEFVADAVLILKHGIKSNLLVRKLEIRKSRSSPISVAEIPFSIVEGRGIELYAPPILEEVAREGPEVDVFCTKLRNIIKHLHKGMTVYISYPPDARPLIYIPMFIGIAVLNDLKIHILSYLYPPDVIKDLIRKSFSQTGISREVVDKIIQDYIKIRSINPFTYSTDELAIRELLMIPNDADIVAFHGIEIFATRNREEYIRSLYNELNYLRNMGKLIIRIGSIANKEIYDINSMLSDVVIRHDVEQIDGEYRYKMYVWRRGEEPHIIKQEELDSCLEELVDLIKRKLIGG; encoded by the coding sequence GTGACAGACAATGATTTCACCTTTGGCATCAGCACACTTGACAAACTTCTCAAACCTGTACTAGAGCCTCCATCTACCATTGTTATAGCTGGCCACCCAGGATCTGGAAAAACAACATTTGCCTCAACAATATGCTATGCAAACGCATTGAATAGCAAGAAATGTTTGTTTGTATCCCAGCAAGAGGATAAGCAGAAGCTGTATAGAAATATGAAGAGACTTGGAATGGATTTCTACGCCCTTGAATCCAAAGGGCTTGTAAAACACCTTAGCTTCCCCATATCCTCAGCAGTTGAGGAGATAATCAATGAGATAAGCTCTCTTGTTGCATCACAAGACTTCAGAGTTGTTGTCATAGACTCTGTCAACCCTCTTCTAAATGCTGTTGAAGGCGACCATGCTAAGAGAGCGTGGCTGCAAAACTACTTCTACAACCTACCCAAAACTATAAATGGCGTCTGCATTCTTGTGGCTGAGCTCCCGTTTGGCAGTAAATCTATTGATCTTGGCTCTATAGAGTTTGTAGCTGATGCGGTACTGATTTTAAAGCATGGAATAAAGAGCAATCTGCTTGTTAGAAAACTCGAAATTAGGAAGTCTCGTAGCTCTCCAATATCTGTAGCAGAAATACCGTTCTCAATAGTCGAGGGTAGGGGCATCGAGCTCTATGCACCTCCAATACTCGAGGAAGTAGCTAGAGAGGGTCCGGAGGTTGATGTTTTTTGCACTAAGCTGAGGAACATTATAAAGCACCTGCACAAAGGTATGACAGTATATATCTCCTACCCACCAGATGCAAGACCCCTAATATACATACCGATGTTCATAGGTATAGCGGTTCTAAATGATCTAAAGATTCATATTCTCTCATACCTCTATCCACCAGATGTGATAAAAGATCTAATACGCAAGAGCTTTTCGCAGACTGGTATAAGTAGAGAGGTTGTTGATAAGATTATCCAGGACTACATCAAAATAAGAAGCATAAATCCGTTTACCTACAGTACTGATGAGCTTGCAATTAGAGAGCTACTGATGATACCGAACGATGCAGACATAGTTGCTTTTCACGGCATTGAAATATTTGCTACAAGAAATAGAGAAGAGTATATCAGAAGTTTGTATAACGAGCTCAACTACTTGAGGAATATGGGTAAGCTCATTATTAGAATAGGGTCTATAGCAAATAAAGAGATATACGATATAAACTCTATGCTTTCAGATGTTGTTATTAGACATGATGTGGAGCAGATTGATGGTGAATATAGATATAAGATGTATGTATGGAGGAGGGGTGAGGAGCCCCACATCATAAAGCAAGAAGAGCTTGATAGCTGTCTTGAAGAGCTTGTTGATTTAATCAAGAGAAAGTTGATAGGGGGTTAG
- the gapN gene encoding NADP-dependent glyceraldehyde-3-phosphate dehydrogenase has protein sequence MVLAKPKSSLFKDVFVERDGMVYYKTYLAGEWIDSGDYLEVKTPIDLTVIAKVSKLSWEHIDRALSTVYSSGRWSVRDLPGWKRLDILKRAAKKLEELKEDFAEVLVLNAGKTRSQALGEVNASIDRLMSADLDARKVFGEYMPGDWDQTTIETEAIVRREPVGVVLAIIPFNYPLFDTVSKIAYSFVAGNAIVVKPPSADPLPVILLAKILEESGFPKDALAVLTVPGEESDRIVSDNRINAISFTGSSETGRKVIEKAGIKQFVMELGGGDSAIVLADADLKLAAERIAAGIYSYAGQRCDAIKLILVEEPVYENLKKMLVEELSKVRVGDPREQTTVMGPLIDSKAVDNMMNAIEDAVKLGGIILYGGKRLGPTYVEPTLIEFKDKNALKNSILYRKEVFAPVAIMTSFRELDEAIELANGRRYGLDAAIFGENMTKIRRLIRYLDVGAIYINDMPRHGVGYYPFGGRKDSGIGREGIGYSIEYVTAYKTIVYNYRGRGVWRYTL, from the coding sequence ATGGTTTTGGCAAAGCCAAAATCATCTTTATTCAAGGACGTGTTTGTTGAGAGAGATGGGATGGTCTACTACAAGACATATCTAGCTGGTGAATGGATTGATAGTGGGGATTACCTAGAGGTAAAAACGCCTATAGATCTAACAGTCATAGCCAAGGTGTCTAAGCTCAGCTGGGAACACATCGACAGAGCTCTGTCTACTGTTTACAGCTCTGGGAGATGGTCTGTTAGGGATTTGCCTGGCTGGAAACGTTTAGACATTTTGAAAAGGGCTGCTAAAAAACTTGAGGAGCTGAAAGAAGATTTTGCAGAGGTTCTTGTTCTGAATGCTGGCAAGACACGCTCCCAAGCTCTTGGCGAGGTAAATGCCAGTATCGATAGGCTTATGTCTGCTGATCTAGATGCGAGAAAGGTCTTCGGAGAGTATATGCCTGGTGACTGGGATCAGACAACTATAGAGACTGAGGCTATTGTTAGAAGAGAGCCTGTTGGCGTTGTTCTAGCAATTATACCATTTAACTATCCGCTGTTTGACACAGTATCGAAGATTGCATATAGCTTTGTAGCTGGTAATGCTATTGTTGTTAAACCTCCTTCAGCTGATCCACTACCTGTAATACTGCTTGCGAAGATTCTTGAAGAAAGTGGTTTTCCAAAGGATGCGCTAGCTGTTTTGACTGTGCCTGGGGAGGAGAGCGATAGGATAGTGTCAGACAATAGGATTAACGCAATTAGCTTTACTGGCAGTAGTGAAACGGGTAGAAAGGTTATTGAAAAGGCTGGCATAAAGCAGTTTGTTATGGAGCTTGGTGGCGGCGATTCAGCAATTGTTTTGGCGGATGCAGATCTTAAACTAGCTGCAGAGAGGATAGCAGCTGGGATATACAGCTATGCTGGGCAGAGATGCGATGCTATAAAGCTTATTCTTGTTGAAGAGCCTGTATACGAGAATTTGAAGAAAATGCTTGTGGAGGAGCTGTCAAAGGTTAGAGTAGGTGATCCGAGAGAGCAGACCACAGTAATGGGGCCGTTAATAGACTCTAAAGCTGTAGACAATATGATGAATGCCATTGAAGATGCTGTGAAGTTGGGTGGAATAATACTCTATGGAGGCAAGAGGCTTGGCCCAACATATGTAGAGCCAACGCTGATAGAGTTCAAAGATAAGAATGCTCTAAAGAACAGTATCCTCTATAGAAAGGAGGTATTCGCTCCAGTAGCCATAATGACAAGTTTTAGAGAGCTTGACGAAGCCATAGAGCTGGCAAATGGTAGGAGATATGGTTTAGATGCAGCAATATTTGGAGAGAATATGACTAAGATCAGGAGGCTCATAAGATATTTGGATGTGGGAGCCATATACATAAATGATATGCCTAGGCATGGAGTTGGCTACTACCCATTTGGTGGCAGGAAGGACTCTGGGATTGGTAGAGAGGGTATAGGCTACTCCATAGAGTATGTAACAGCATATAAGACTATTGTCTACAACTATAGGGGTAGAGGAGTCTGGAGATACACGCTATAA
- a CDS encoding cation-translocating P-type ATPase, whose protein sequence is MNADSLPWHSLTIEDAVKKLGTSITSGLTEAEAARRLRLFGRNEIKAKTKTPIEMFIGQFNNILIIILLIATAISAFLGELFDAVTIAIIVVMMALFGFIQEYRSEKIIQSLKRLATPRCRVIRDGKEVEIPSTELVPGDIVILREGDRVPADIRLIEAVDLEVDESPLTGESTPIEKDASVVLDPSTIVSERSNMVFMGTYIVKGFAKGVVVATGISTELGRIAKAVAEAKEEKTILEMELDDFGKKIGVVIIGIAAVVFATSLIEGWAGILESFMISVALAVAAIPEGLPAIATAVLAIGAHRMAKKNALVRRLAAVETLGSVDVICTDKTGTITKGEMTVKIVRTYDDVCNVDGSGYSPEGMIRCSNNSNVTDLLRFIAAHTYSDVKLVNDKGIWRVVGSPTEGAALVLAYKGLGREGVEKAVSELQLVKVYPFDRFRKRKSTIHRFGDKYIAIVSGAPEGLLEISKMIYSNGDIKPIDEQIRKTVARYIEELASQGYRTYGIAFKTLDNFSDDVPVEDVEKDLVFYAVLGIIDPPREGVAEAIKIAKKAGIKTIIVTGDHKLTAMAIARMIGLDVDNGLVLEGRELDRMGDDELAKIIDKVVVFARVTPEHKARIVRVLKRKGYRVAMTGDGVNDAQALKEAHIGIAMGVRGTDVAKEASQLILLDDNYATIVEAVKEGRIIYENLKKPINYLLTANMGEVATIFGSQLLLMPSPLEPVHLLWINVVTDALPAAALGVEPPEPGIMDRPPRPAGERFVTRRKLGYYIAMGSLIGVTTLWIFSMFRGVSLEFARTAAFTAIVLSEFGRALSSRSEQQNFWKLPRNKWLAPALLSSLALQLLAIYTPLNKYFHIVPIDIKVWPILFLAPIVIIIVDEVRKVLGIKIS, encoded by the coding sequence ATGAACGCAGATAGTCTACCATGGCATTCACTAACAATAGAAGATGCTGTTAAGAAACTTGGCACAAGCATTACCAGCGGGCTTACTGAGGCAGAAGCAGCTAGAAGACTTAGATTGTTTGGAAGAAATGAGATAAAGGCAAAGACCAAAACACCTATTGAAATGTTTATTGGTCAGTTCAATAACATACTCATTATAATCCTACTCATTGCAACAGCTATTTCAGCCTTTCTTGGCGAGCTCTTCGACGCTGTTACCATAGCCATAATAGTTGTTATGATGGCTCTATTCGGCTTTATCCAAGAGTATAGATCTGAGAAGATCATACAGTCTCTAAAGAGGCTTGCCACACCGCGTTGCAGGGTTATCAGAGATGGCAAAGAAGTTGAGATACCATCTACAGAGCTTGTGCCTGGGGACATAGTAATTCTCAGAGAGGGTGATAGGGTACCAGCTGATATAAGACTCATTGAAGCTGTTGATCTAGAGGTTGACGAGTCTCCATTGACAGGCGAGTCAACACCTATTGAAAAAGATGCTAGCGTTGTGCTAGACCCCTCGACAATTGTTAGTGAAAGGTCTAACATGGTTTTTATGGGGACATACATCGTTAAGGGATTTGCCAAGGGGGTTGTGGTTGCAACTGGGATCTCCACAGAGCTTGGCAGGATTGCAAAGGCTGTTGCAGAAGCTAAAGAAGAGAAGACCATACTTGAAATGGAGTTAGACGATTTTGGCAAGAAGATAGGTGTTGTGATAATAGGCATTGCCGCAGTTGTTTTTGCAACTTCTCTTATTGAGGGCTGGGCAGGGATTCTAGAATCATTTATGATATCTGTTGCGCTTGCCGTAGCCGCTATACCAGAGGGTCTTCCAGCAATAGCAACAGCTGTTCTAGCAATAGGTGCTCATAGAATGGCTAAGAAAAACGCTTTGGTAAGGAGGCTTGCAGCTGTTGAAACCCTTGGGTCGGTTGATGTCATTTGCACAGACAAGACCGGTACTATCACCAAGGGCGAGATGACTGTAAAGATTGTGAGAACCTATGACGATGTGTGCAATGTTGATGGGTCTGGATACAGCCCAGAGGGAATGATCAGATGCAGCAACAATAGCAATGTAACAGATCTCCTAAGGTTTATCGCTGCACATACATACAGCGATGTCAAACTTGTTAATGATAAGGGTATCTGGAGGGTTGTGGGTTCCCCGACCGAGGGCGCTGCTCTGGTTTTAGCCTATAAGGGTCTTGGCAGAGAAGGTGTTGAGAAAGCTGTTTCAGAGCTACAACTTGTGAAGGTATATCCGTTTGACAGATTCAGAAAGAGGAAATCAACTATCCACAGATTTGGGGATAAATACATAGCCATTGTTTCAGGTGCTCCAGAAGGACTCCTAGAGATATCGAAGATGATATACTCTAACGGCGATATCAAACCCATTGATGAGCAAATCAGAAAAACTGTTGCTAGGTATATCGAGGAGCTTGCATCCCAGGGATATAGAACCTATGGCATAGCATTTAAGACTCTAGACAATTTCTCTGATGATGTACCTGTAGAAGATGTTGAAAAGGATTTGGTTTTCTATGCTGTTCTAGGCATTATCGACCCCCCTAGAGAGGGGGTTGCAGAAGCTATTAAAATTGCTAAGAAGGCTGGGATAAAAACTATTATTGTAACAGGAGACCACAAATTAACTGCCATGGCCATAGCAAGGATGATCGGGCTTGATGTCGATAATGGGCTTGTTCTTGAGGGGAGAGAACTGGATAGAATGGGCGACGATGAGCTGGCTAAAATAATTGACAAGGTAGTTGTATTTGCTCGTGTGACCCCAGAGCACAAGGCTAGGATTGTGAGGGTACTTAAGAGAAAGGGCTATAGAGTTGCTATGACTGGGGATGGTGTAAATGATGCACAGGCTTTGAAAGAAGCCCACATTGGGATTGCCATGGGTGTTAGGGGAACAGATGTTGCGAAAGAGGCTTCACAGCTAATACTTCTAGACGACAATTATGCTACTATTGTGGAGGCTGTTAAAGAGGGTAGAATCATATACGAGAATTTGAAGAAGCCTATAAACTATCTTTTGACGGCTAATATGGGCGAAGTGGCAACAATCTTCGGATCACAACTCCTTCTAATGCCATCACCGCTAGAGCCCGTGCACCTTCTATGGATAAATGTTGTCACAGATGCTTTGCCAGCTGCCGCCTTAGGTGTTGAGCCTCCAGAGCCAGGCATTATGGATAGGCCTCCTAGACCAGCAGGAGAAAGGTTTGTGACGAGAAGAAAACTTGGTTACTACATCGCTATGGGCTCGCTGATAGGGGTAACAACGCTATGGATATTCAGCATGTTTAGGGGGGTCTCACTAGAGTTTGCAAGAACAGCTGCCTTTACAGCAATTGTTTTATCTGAGTTTGGAAGAGCTTTGTCATCTAGAAGCGAGCAGCAGAACTTTTGGAAGCTACCGAGAAACAAGTGGCTTGCACCAGCTCTCCTATCGTCGCTAGCTCTTCAGCTGTTAGCAATATACACACCCTTGAACAAATATTTCCATATAGTACCAATAGATATTAAGGTATGGCCCATTCTATTCCTAGCGCCAATAGTCATAATAATAGTTGATGAAGTAAGAAAGGTTTTGGGGATAAAAATTAGCTAG